AGGGTGGGACCAGGGAGGATCATTGGCATCTGGTTCCCCAGAAAGCCAGCTTGGAGGGAGGCTTATTGGGACGATACACCTGGCTGCATGTAGGATTCTGTGTGGGCTCTGGACACCTCTGGGGACAGGATGTGGGGAGGGGGCCCGTGCAAAGCTCCAGGCTTGTCAGGCAGGTGGCGGCCCCCAGCTGGCACTCTGGACCCCTCTGTGCTTTTCCATCAGTCCGGAGGGCAGCTGGTACGGCGTAAAGAGAAGCATACcagccctctctccccagctgGCCTTGAGTCCCTCAGTCTCAGTGGCCCAGATTTGTCAGATAAATGGAAGGAGCCCGAAGACCAGGAAAGCCCCTTCCAGCACTGACATTCTGGGATCTGCTTGCCTTGTGGCTTCTGTCTCCTTAGACAGTATGTGGGGGATGCAGCTGTGAATTCCCCTGGCACGACCCCTACTTCAACTGGCTTATGGGGGCAGACAACAAACACATTacacaaacatataaacaaataaatccttTCAGATGGTTGCGAGTGCAGTCAGGAGATGAAACCAGGTGGTGTGTTAGCATGTAGGGTTGAGGGGCAGTATTAGGTGTGGCGATCAGGGAAGGTCACTCTGAAGAGGTGACCGTTGAGTTGAGACTTGCCCCAGGACAGGGCAAGCGCAAGGGCCCTGAAGGGTGTGCGTTAGAGGCCAGCGTGGCTGCAGTAGGTGACCCGGGGTGGACAGAAGCTGGATCGTGCACGATCCGAGAGCCCACAGGTGAGTCCTTGGATTTGACTCTAGGGGCAACACTGTTCTAAGCTCTGGATTGAAGTAGGGGAGTGACCCgatttgattttttccccctctgtcttggggggggtggggctccAGGGGTAGCTCCCCTGCCTTGCAGGGCTCAGGGTGGGGCAAGGTAGTGGGGGTGTCCCAACAGTGAGGGCTCAGCATCCTGTGTGGGTGTCTCTCTGTGAGCCAACCCAGCGAGCTCACATCCTTCCCGGGGCCTCTCCTGCTCTCCGCGTCCACCCCTGGTCAAGGAGAACCAGTTCTTCAGCTCAATGAGCACCTACCCAGAGTTGTGCATCTGCATTCTGGTTGTAACTGGGGAGTGCCCCATCTACATCCTCATGCCTAATCCCATCCATGTCCCTGGCCACGTCCACAACCCCACCAGCCCCATCTCCGTCTGTTTCCCTTGGGAGCCTAATTTCCACTCCAAACTTGAGCCCTGATCAACCCCGGAGCCACCACTCCTGCCTTTTGGGGGACAGGGGGATTGGAGGGGGGAGACCTATTGATAGTGGATTGTGACTTGGAGAATGGAGGTCGATCCCCAGTGTTTATGGTGACACCCAAACTCTTCTACACCATCAGCTCCCTCCCCTGTTTCCCCAACATCCCCTCCCAGGCTGCCTGTgtgctccttcctccttcccaccccctgcAGAGTGAATTTACTGCTGGATTAGAAGGGTAAGGCTGGGCCTCTCACCCCTGCTCCTCCAGGACCCGGCATCCCAGAGGGGCCTGGAGGTGCAGTTTCCCAAACCCCTGAGCCTCAATTCCCCCCTCCACTGGCCCTGCTTCTTATCAAGCTTTAGCAGCCCCGGGGGGCATAGTCTCAAGAGAAGGGGAGTAGCtagaaggcaggaggctgggtaAATGTGCATCTTAAGATGCTAATTTGAATCACCAAGTTCCTAGCATCACCCAAGGGTCATTAGGGTGGCTGAGCAGAGCCCAGGAGGGCGGGCCTGACCGGCCTGACAGCCCAGGAGAGCACTGTGCCCAGGCAAATGAGACAGCTCTGCCAGTCACAGAGCAGTGGCATAACCTTCATCCCCAGTCTCTTCCCCATCTTGCCTCCATCTCCATAacccactcccctccctcacaTCACTTCCTACCCCTCACCTCATCCTTACTGAATCTTCACCCTAATTCCAATCCCATTGCTGATTCAGTTCCTGACTTATCTTGTCCTCATCACTAACCCATGTTTCGAGAGTCTCCCAGTTACTAGGTACtgtgcctggaggtggggagaaaaccaaaccaaatttcAGACAGCCTCATCTAGTGGGAAAGACAGATATTCACCAAAGATGTTAACTACAGTATTCTGGGAGCCATTACAAGTTAAAACTGATGTTTCTTGATGAAGCAGTTATCAAGCTAAGATCTGATGGAAGAGGAAGCATTAACCAGGTCTAAGAAGTGGAGAGGGAATattatgtgcaaaggccctgtggttggAATGAGTTGACCTCACTTTATGTCTTTACTCAAGTCTCCTTCTCAAAGAGCTCTTGCCTGGCTACTCTATGTCTAAAGTTTGCTCCCCTATACtttatacagtaagtccctaCATAAAAACGAGTTCCATTCCCAGAGtatgttcataagtccaatttgtttgtaagtccgacaaagttagcctaggtacctaACAAATACAATTGGCTGTATGGTactgtttataatattttccacacaaacaatacataaaaaacaaacacaaaaaataaagaaaacttaaaatcttacagtatagtattttgaaaagtacagtagtacaataCAACAGCtggcgcttcttagcagtaccagctacatcaccgctgcttttacgcttgcttccggacatcctgggcttgaactAAAGatgctgtactactgtactctacacagtactatacagtaaagTACCCCAAAGCACAACCAcatgtagaggatgcacgcatgtgacaatgtacgccagacacgggAACTAACTTACGTGCCTGGACATGTGAACACACCTTCGCATCTTTGAACGTTtccaacttgaaggtttgtatgtaggggacttacagtATTATCCTTCCCTGCTTTATAGTTTCTCTTCAGCACTTATCTCTCTTTAACATAGGATTTAATTTACTGGGTTATTAGGTAATATTGTCTGTTTCCCtccctagaatgtaagctccatgagggaaaGCAGGGGTTTGCTTTGGTTACGTTGTATTTTTAGTGCTTCATACAGTGCTGGGCACGGCCAGGCACGTACCATAGTGTCTGCTGATGAACGAATGAGAGGCACCTAGTCCCAGACAGAAGAGAGCAAAGGGGAACGAGGTGGGGGATGAGAACCATGAGGTGCGCCATGGGGGCCACGTGAAAGGATGATGTCATTGTCCCAAAGGTGAGAAGTTGCCACCGCCAGGTTGATCTGGGTAGGAGGGAGTGTGAGGGGTTGATGTGAACAGATTTGGGTCCTAAAAAGGTCATTTCACTCCTGAACTCCAAGCACATCCCTACCCCTGAGCTCAACCTGAACTGCAATCTCATCCCCATTCTTCACCCGATCCCAAACCTACCAGAACCTTCTCTCCAACTCAGAATCCCAGCCCCCTTGGGCCTTTACTTGGCCCAGGAACTCTGTGACCTTCCCTTGATGGTGACAGAAGGGTGCCACCAGGGAGGAAACCTGGGCTGGTGCTTCCTGTTGGCAGGAGCTACCCCTGGGAGGCAGAAGGAATGAGGACAGGTCCAGAAAAGGGGAAGAGAATGTGATGCTCTCCTCACTCCTCCTGGGTCCCAAATGCTATGTGCCGAGAGTAGAACTTTGATACTCTCTCATAATCTCATCTTAGTCCCAACACCTCCCTAAACTCAACCTGCTCCCGGGGCCTGACCCCACCCAGTCCTCACGGCTCTGGCTTCTGTGACTCCATCAGAAACTTGCCCCCAATCCCAGCCCCCCTCCCATTCCAGGTTTATTATCTTCAGAGCACTAACTATCCAAAACTACAGCAAACAAGTGACTGTTCACTGTTTCTTGTCCTTGTGTGTACTGTATTCCTTCTTTGTAGCTGCAGTGCCTGGAATAGTGCCTGCAACACTGCATGTGCCCCACGAACATctcctgaatgaatgaaggcatgAAGGAATGAATGGCCTGAGTCCCGACAAACTCAATTCCCCTGAGGCTCAACTCAGACTCAtcctagctttgttcttcttttttttttttttaataaatgtgtttattttatttattggttgtgttgggtccttgttgctgcacatgggctttctctagttgctgcgagtgggggctactcttcattgtggtgtgcaggctcctcattgcagtggcttctcatgttgtggagcacaggcccgaggcgcgtgggcttcaatagttgcggcacatgggctcaatagttgtggctcatgggctgtagagcacaggcccaatagttgtggagcacaggctcagttgctccgtggcatgtggaatcctctcagagcagggctcgaacccgtgtcccctgcattggcaggtggattcttaaccactgcaccacctaggaagtcccctagctttgttcttttttgtttcttttcccatcttCGGGCGATGGTTTGCACTTTATAAAATCAATGGATAGCACAGATACAGTGAAATGCGTTCAGTGCCTTATATACCACCCAGGTCAAGCTATGGGCCATTTCCACCTCCCTGTATGGCTTCCCCCTTGTAGATGCTCGGTCTGTACCCCTATCCCAGAGCTACTCACTGGTCTGACTTTTATCAGAATTGCTAagttttgtctgttcttgaaCTTTGTATCAGTGGAATGATAGAGCATGTTCTCTTTCATATTTGGCTTCTGTCACTCGAGAGCATCTTTGTGGGCTTCATCTATGTCacagtttgtttttatgtttctttatatGGCTGGGTAGGAGTCTGCGTTATGACTGTACCACAAATCACATGTCCATTCTTTAGCCTAATCCTTACGTCCCAATTTTCACTCCGTCTTCTACTTTTGTATTCAATCCCAGTCCCTCCTCAGCTGATCCTGGCCCTGCAGGAAGCCACAGACAACCCCCCTCCCATCCCTGACCATCTCTCCCTGGAGCCGCTCTGTGTCCCAGGGTCCCCCAGCTCTAACGTCAGCACCCATCACCCTTCCTATCGTGAGCTCTGGGCCCTGGGGCAGAAGGATAGGCCAGCCTTCCCGTTGCAGACACTACCTGCCCCATTTTCCAGAGAGGAATGGCAAGGCAGCGGGCCAGCGGGATGGTAGGTTTATGCTGTgtccccttcccctcacccccacccaccaggggCCCCAGAACCAGTGCAGGTAATCCGCTGCCCATGGCCCTGCTTAGCAGGGGTGCCCAGAGCTGCAGCTGATGGGGGCGGGCAGAAGGAAGTAGCTAGTAGGCTGATAAAGATCTGCGGGCCCCgcctggccccctcccccactttccttgGCCCTGGCTCAGGCTGGACTGGCTCCCCCACCCTGAAGCCTCCTTCATCCAAGGCATCTTCTACCCGCCCTCTCAGGGGCAGGCCCAGAGCCCTGCCTGCTGTTCCTCCCTGCCAGCTCCCAGAGGGCTCGTAGCTCAGACACCTGCTCACCGGCCTGGAGCACGGCCCTACCCTGGCCTGCCAGGCTCCTGTTCTGCATCCATCCTGGTCCCGGCTGCCCAGGGCAGCAGCTTCTCCAGGCTCTGGATCCCTGCTTCACCCCTCCACCTCGGGAGGCTGGCCTTTCAATCTTGTCTGTCTGACGTTCCGCCTGGCTTGGGCCCCGTGTGGCCTCCCTCACAGTGTCTGCGATTGAGcccccttcctgcctcctgaAGAGCAACCATGGCCACCTACAAAGTCAGGGTGGCCACGGGCACTGACTGCTTGTCGGGGACCATGGACTCCATCTCTCTGACCATCGTGGGGACCCAAGGGGAGAGCCATAAGCAGCTGCTGAACCACTTTGGGAGAGACTTTGCAACCGGTgcggtgagtgtgtgtgtgtgtgtgtgtgtgtgtgtgtgtgtgtgtgtgtgtgtgtttctgcacCTGCTGGAGGGACCTGGTGGCGGCGCTCTGGGAGAGGTCTGAAAGCAGGGGGCTCCAAGGGTGGCTCAGAtgcccctcaccccagacctGGCTCCCAGTCTTCTTCCACTCCCCTGGTCTGTCACCTCTCATTCCTTTTCTATCATCCCtcattcctctccctccctttcctcacctcttttttctccctccctcatccCTCTTCCTCTCAGTCATCACTCACCCACATCCCCCATCTCTCAATCCTCTCCACTCCCTGTATCTCTCCTTCTTTCGCatccctttcccaccccctctgcccTCACCCCTTTCCGTTGCCTCTCTCCCGCTCTCCCTCAtacctctctctcccactcttaCTCAGCCTGCCTAAATTAAGCTGCAGCATAGCTGGCTTACATGCACACTGGGTTCTCTGTGACTTACCAGGCGTCAGACCAGTCTGTCCAGGGAGGACCCATCTGCTCTGTGATGAAAGGCCCCCTTTGCTGGGCCCTCAGCCTCATTTTGAGTCAGGTCCAGCCACCTGCTACTATGTGACCTTAATAGGTCactctatctatctatgtagCTGTTTCTGAATCTCCACATCTTCATGGATAAGTGGGAGAAAAGGGGGCTGGCTGGACTACCTCTGCTCACTCTAAGAACGTAGGAGGCTTAGGGGACCTCTACTGGGACCCCTTTGAACACCAGCCCCTGGTGATCTGCATGGTTCCTGCAGCCTCAGGTGACTGGGGAGaagggtgtgggaggaggggatCTCAGGAGCTGGgaatggagaaggggaggggctggggtcctGCCCAGCCCTGGGTAGATGGGCCCGGCAGGGGTCAGGCAGGTTGGAGGGGTCGGAGACCCCAAGAAGCAGGTCACCCCGGGTCCAGGGAGGTGAGCATCACCCAGCATGAGAGGGGCCTgggtgagggaggaggcccgTGGGAGGCCTGCCTGCTCAGCTAGCCCTGCGCCCTGCCCAGGTGGACGAGTACACTGTCCAGTGCCAGCAGGACCTGGGGGAGCTCCTCATCATCCGCCTGCACAAGGAGCGCTACTACTTCTTCCCCAAGGACCCCTGGTACTGCAACTACGTGCAGATCTGTGCACCCAACGGGCGCACCTACCACTTCCCTGCCTACCAGTGGATGGATGGCTACGAGACCCTGGCGCTCCGGGAGGCTACAGGCAAGCCTTCACCACCCCATCCCACACCACGAAGCTCCTCACTCCAGCACGGCCACCCCCGCGTGGCCACCCCAACCAGTCAGCCAGGGGCCAGCCCCACAGGGACTCCCAGGAATACCTGCCACTCTCCCACATCACCCTTGGTCAGCGCTGCTCTGCGGGGCCCGGCTCGGGGCCGCAGCCTGGAGGAACGGAGGGGAATGAGGCATGGGGCTATCTCCGGGCCCCAGGGTCTGGCTGCAGGCGGCATGCCGAGAGTGGGCTCTCTGTCGCCTCCACCGTCCTCCCCTCCATGCCCACAGGATGTCTGGCTACTCTCAAAAGACCTCAGGGCTCTGATCGGATGCCCTGTTTAGGCCCAGTAGTGTGCCCTGCTGCTCCAAAAAGACTCCCTGTTGCTCCCGTAGGATTCTGTTACTATAACAGGATGTCTTGTTACTCTAATAGGATGTCCCATTATTCCAACTGCTGCCTTGTTATTTCATTAAGAAGCCCTCCATGGTCCTACAACAGGAGCTCTTGTACCTTCTCATGATGACCTGGTTTTCTAATTGAGCATTTTTTAGACTGATGGGATGTTCTGTGGCTGCAAAGGGCTTCCAATCACCCCAACAGGACACGTTAGTTCTCTAAAAGGACTCACTGCCCCTCCAAaagcgccccccgcccccaatccaGTAAGGCTCCATCGCCATCCAACCGGAGGCCCTGTTACAACAGTTACAGGCTGTTGGGGTTTTCTGAGGAGGCCAGTCAAGTCTGCCCCAGCTGTTTTCCCAGCCACTCGGTTGCCACCATGGAAGAGGGACAGGACCTGAGGGCCTAAGCTCCTTGCGTCCACCCCTGCTAGAACCCTTGTCTGGTGAACTTGGGTCAGCCTTCTAATACGTGGCTGCTCCGAGGGGACTGCAGGCTTGTCCTCTTTTGTCCCCCTGGCTCTACCACACATGCTCCTTTGGCATCCCTCGAGGTggatgggagaggaggcagggctgaGCGAGCCCAGGGGCTGGGAGCTCCTCCTCCTAGAAGCTGACCACCCCTCCTCCTTCTATCAGTTCCCTGTGGCAAGGGCCTTGCCCTGAGAGCAGGGGGACGGGGCCTGAGCTGGGGAAAGGAGAGGCTGCGTCAGGGGGAGGCGGGCCTGGTGGagttgaggggggaggggagggtctcGTGGGGATGCAGAGCACCTTGCCACAGTGACAGGTCTGAGTGGCATGGACACGGGGGACAGGCAGGGTGATGCTGGGAGGCTGGCGGGAATGGTGTTGGGTGGGGCAGCTGCCACACAGTACCAGGGCAGGGAGACCTGAGTCACCCGCTGGGCCCTGCAAGGAGTGAGGCTCCCACCCTGGGGATGAAGGCGAGCTGGGTCTGTGGGTCGCATGACTCCAGAGGGCACTGTTGACCCTGAGCACCACGTGAGCTGAGGCAGATGGAGGTGAGGCAGGGTGGCAGACGGGGCCCATGAAGGAAAATGATGGGAGTGCCGCCACAGGCACATGCCAGCCTGGGACTGCCAGCCAGGACGCTGAGAAAGACAGCCCTGGATGTGAACAATGTACTCCTCACAAGAACAACCTTAGGAGGCCAGTGACTATTATTATAGGCCCGCACTCCCATCTCCACAATGACAAAACCCAAATTGTCCACCACTTATTGGACATCTGGGCACATTTCCAAATTcttctaagcctcagtgtccGCATTGGTAAAACTGGGCAAACAGCAGAACCCACTTCATAAAGTTGTTGTGAGACGTCAatattatttctggaattttccatttaatatttgcAGACTGAGGTTGACCGCAGGGAACTGAAACTAGGGAAAGTGAAACTGCAGATAAGGAGGACTcctgtatgtgtatacacatgtgtatcttcatgcatgtatatattctatatacaCTATGCACACCATATGCTACACGATACCTCCACTGGGGGCACTCCCTGATCACCTATACTaatatttctgcagaaaaactCTGAGTAGTTTCACCAAGTGAGTTAAATAAAGACTGTCCACAGCCTCTGGTAAATTTAGAGCAGGTTTTTTCATTTAAGGAATTTGTGCCTACCTTGTAGAAACAAACAAACGATTTCTAGACCTTTTGGATTTTGGAATTGCGGAGATTAGATTATGGGCCTATAATAACAGTCACCTGCCTCATAAGGTTGTTCTTGTGCAGAGTAAATTATTCACATAAATGTTTAGAAAGTGCCTGGTACCTAGTACATGCTAAATAACTGTTAGGTGTTAATGTTTTGGTGGGTATAGAAGAGGGTCTTCCCTGCAGCAGAGCCCACCTTGAGGGGTACACTGGGGTGGGGGTCCACGGTCCTTTCATCTGAGTTTTTGGGAGAAGACACACCCTCTCTCTCCCAGGGTAAGCCTCCCCATCCTTGGCcatgtccctcccccaccctagaGCTGACCTTGGGGACAGAAGCTGAACTCTGATCCCTGaagtgggcaggggcaggggcaggtgggggtggggtcaaaCTTGAGCCTCCTCCTTGGTCTGCCTGCAGGAAAGACAACAGCAGACGACACACTCCCGATCCTTCTGGAGCACCGAGAGGAGGAGCTCAGAGCCAAGCAGGACTTCTACCAGTGAGGGGAGGGGGTCAGGGTCTGTGGGAGGTCAGGGGGCCAGGGATGGCTTTGCCCGCTGGGCCCTGGGATGGTGTGTGGCCGTCAAGGCCCACCGTCTTGGCATCTTTTTGCAGCTGGAGGGTCTTCGTTCCCGGCCTGCCCAACTACGTGCACATCCCCAGCTACCGCCCTCCTGTCCGGCGAAACCCTAACCAGCGCGAGTAAGGACCTGAGGCTGCCCTGGGGTCCTTCCCATGGCTGacacctgagctctgcctccccacccccccacccccccaaccccgtcccCTGGACCCCAgatgcccagccccagccctccacTCCTCCCCACAGGTGGAACGGCTACATCCCAGGATTCCCAATTCTCATCAATATTAAAGCCACCAAGTTCCTGAACTCAAACCTCCGCTACTCTTTCATCAAGACGGCCTCCTTCTTTACCCGCTTGAGCCCCATGTAAGTGTGtgtgaggggtgggggttggggtccTGTAAAGACTGTCTCTCTCCCCCTGCTCCACGCCTGCCCCCACCACAGCCCCAGAGGTGAGAACAGCCAGGAGGGCGGAGGGAGCTGAAAAGATGGGCCTAGGGAAACTGAGAGGTGACACTCAGATCTAGACATCAAAGGCCTTGAGCTGTGCCACTGGGAGGACCTgggaccccctccccgcccccgacTCAGAGACCCTGGGGAGTGGGGCAGCTCTCGACAGCCTCTCCGACGGCCTCCCCCTTGAATCCCCTGTCCTAGGGCACTGGGGTTCAAACTCCGCGGCCTGGTGGACTGCAAACGGTCGTGGAAGAGACTGAAGGACATTAAGAAAATTTTCCCAGCCAACAAGTCTGTCGTCTTCGGTATGGGATGGGGCATCCCGAACCGAGCACAGAGGAGCCGAGCGATCTCGGGCGGGAGGCGGGACCCCCACGTGGGGCGGTGCGTTGCGAGCCGCACGGAGAACCTGAGGCAGGAACTCACACAGGCCAGCGCGCCCTCTGGCGGCTCCTAGGAAAACGTCGCCCTGCGCCCCTCCGGCCGCTCAACCCGAGGCTGGGGGCTCGGTTTTCCTCCCCGAGTCTTCTAGGATGTCCATGGTCTTCCTCCCTCATTCCCGGGCCTCTGCCCTCCTGGCCATTCTAACCTCTGGGGTCTCGCTGTCCCTGAGGGGGAGCGGGTCGCGTCATGACGCCCCCGCGCTGTCCCCCCAGAGTACGTGTCGGAGCACTGGGCAGAGGACAGCTTCTTTGGGTACCAGTACCTCAATGGCATCAACCCAGGCCTGCTCCGCCGCTGCACGCAGATCCCAGACAAGTTCCCCGTCACAGACGACATGGTGGCCCCGTTCCTGGGCGAGGGAACGTGCCTGCAAGCGGAGCTGGAGGTGAGGCCCGCTCAGCAGCTGACCCccactgcctccctgcctccctccctccaggcatCCCTATCTCTCCAGGCATCCCTATCTCTCCCCGGCTAGGCCTCTGCAGAGCCCCACCCCGCCGCATCTCCCACTCGGGTCCTGGCCAACCCCAGCACCTGGGGAGCCAGGGCACCCTGCCCCCAAGGCGGGGGTCATGGGTGCCGTGTGTTGGGTGCCTACCTGCCCACGCATCGGGGCTCCCTTCCAGAAGGGGAACATTTACCTGGCAGACTACCGCATCTTGGAGGGCATTCCCAGCGTTGAACTCAACGGCCAGAAGCAGTACCACTGCGCCCCGCTCTGCCTGCTGCACTTTGGTCGGGAAGGGAACCTGATGCCCATCGCCATCCAGGTGCCTGGGGTGCAGGCCTGGGGTGGCTGTGTGAGTGTTGCCAGTGGGGGGCCTCTGTGTGGGCATGAACATGTGTGTGTGCTTATGTGACTGTGTGGGCCTGTGCGTGTACTTGTGTACCCCCATCTGTGTGAGTGTGCACGTGAACCTTCTGTTCCCACGTGTGCATCTATTTGTGAAGGATTGTGCCTGTGTGAGTGTGCGCAACTGCTTGTAAGCAGGTGTGCCTGTGGGGTGTATGTCCCTGTGTGCGCATCTGAGAGTATGCCTATGtttatatacgagggtgagtcaaatattatctgcactctgggTGTAGCGttcatagaagttttaatataaccagagtgcgggtaattttcgACTCACTCTCATAcatctgtatctgtgtgtgtggctgtggctGTAAGCATCAGGCTGAGTCCCTGAGGGTCCTACATGTGTGCATCCGTGTGCTGCCACTTGTATGCCCAGGCTGCACGAAGCTGGGTCTCTGTGGGTACACTCGTGTGTAAGCCCTAGTGTGTACAGTGTGCGTGCTGTGTCTCCATGCACAGAGGTGACCAGATGGGAATGTGCTTGGTGGCTCAAGCTTGTCTTTTTgactccattcatccatctacttGATAAACCAATGCCTGCTGTGGACAAGACCTCTGCTAGAAAAACTGCTAATCAAACTTAGCAGCTGCCATGAGAGTCTGCTCTGGCAGGAAGGGAAACTGGGATGCTTCCTTCCTAGAGGCCTCCACCAGGATCACGTCTAAATTAGAAAAAAGGCACCcctcaggtgggggtggggatcagCGAAGCCCTGATGCTCCTGGCTTGTTAGTGGAACAATGCAGACTAGATTTCAGTGACCCCCCCTACCCCTTGTGCAGTGCACTACCTGCACAGCTGAATGTGGCGGCCATGGGGTTGAGATAAGGAAGGTTTCTTAGAGGAGGCAGCTTTTGAGCTGCTTCTTGTAGAACGGGTGGCAGCTGTCAGGTAGAGAACGGGACAGGGGGAAGGTACTACAGGCAGAGGTAAGAGCAGGAACAAATGTAAGGAGGGAGAAAGGCCCTGGTGTGCTCAGGGGGACGGGAGTGTAGGGGGTGGAGTTTTTACCCCTTGcactcccctctgcctccctcctgtaGTGGGGGCCCTTATGTATGTGGGTCTCTGCTCTCACCTAactccttctctttccccacccccagctcagccaGACCCCCGGGCCGGACTGCCCCATCTTCCTGCCCAGTGACTCGGAGTGGGACTGGCTGACGGCCAAGACGTGGGTGCGCTATGCCGAGTTCCACTGCCACGAGGGCATCGCCCACCTGCTGGAGACCCACCTCATCGCTGAGGCCTTCTGCCTGGCCATGCTGAGGCAGCTACCCATGTGCCACCCCCTCTACAAGGTATGGGCTGGGGCCAAGGGGCCTCAAGGAAGCGTCGCTGCCCTCAGCCGGCCTCAGAAAGCCACCTG
The DNA window shown above is from Hippopotamus amphibius kiboko isolate mHipAmp2 chromosome 17, mHipAmp2.hap2, whole genome shotgun sequence and carries:
- the ALOX12B gene encoding arachidonate 12-lipoxygenase, 12R-type — encoded protein: MATYKVRVATGTDCLSGTMDSISLTIVGTQGESHKQLLNHFGRDFATGAVDEYTVQCQQDLGELLIIRLHKERYYFFPKDPWYCNYVQICAPNGRTYHFPAYQWMDGYETLALREATGKTTADDTLPILLEHREEELRAKQDFYHWRVFVPGLPNYVHIPSYRPPVRRNPNQREWNGYIPGFPILINIKATKFLNSNLRYSFIKTASFFTRLSPMALGFKLRGLVDCKRSWKRLKDIKKIFPANKSVVFEYVSEHWAEDSFFGYQYLNGINPGLLRRCTQIPDKFPVTDDMVAPFLGEGTCLQAELEKGNIYLADYRILEGIPSVELNGQKQYHCAPLCLLHFGREGNLMPIAIQLSQTPGPDCPIFLPSDSEWDWLTAKTWVRYAEFHCHEGIAHLLETHLIAEAFCLAMLRQLPMCHPLYKLLIPHTRYTVQINSIGRALLLNEGGLSARSMSLGLEGFAEVMVRGLAEITYDNLYLPNDFVRRGVQDLPEYYYREDSLAVWDALERYVTEIVTYYYPCDAAVEGDPELQSWVQEIFKECLLGRESSGFPTCLRTVPELIRYVTIVIYTCSAKHAAVNTGQLEFTAWMPNFPSSMRMPPLQTKGLTTLETFMDTLPDVKTTCIILLVLWTLSQEPDDRRRLGHFPDIHFVEEAPRRSMETFRRRLDQISHNIRQRNKCLPIPYYYLDPTMIENSISI